A single genomic interval of Helianthus annuus cultivar XRQ/B chromosome 6, HanXRQr2.0-SUNRISE, whole genome shotgun sequence harbors:
- the LOC118479582 gene encoding uncharacterized protein LOC118479582, with the protein MSSERKKWNESWAKQNDILFHARQELTNAKAANVALGKEKAAAEAIAVKAQQAKAEALKALEEAKEAGARATKAFEEAAEKESRSSKALEEAHAERMRLDKVIASLQAEFQAREVAVTDLTARVSVAEKQADAAVEAKDALVSSFNQLEADREWMRAHGIAVILLSDPGSMVWTPNRFLRRPKTPFIIRPLPV; encoded by the exons atgtccagtgagcgcaagaagtggaatgaatcttgggctaagcagaatgacattctgtttcatgctcggcaggagttaacgaacgccaaggcagcgaacgttgccttgggtAAAGAGAAAGCTGCAGCGGAGGCCATTGCTGTGAAAGCGCAGCAGGCGAAGGCCGAGGCCCTGAAGGCGCTTGAGGAGGCCAAGGAAGCCGGGGCGCGTGCTACAAAGGCCTTTGAAGAGGCCGCGGAGAAGGAGAGCCgttcttctaaggctcttgaagaggcgcaTGCGGAGCGCATGCGTTTGGATAAGGTTattgccagccttcag GCTGAgtttcaggcccgggaggtcgcggttacagaccttactgcccgcgtgtctgttGCGGAGAAGCAGGCTGACGCCgctgttgaggccaaggatgccttggtgtcctcttttaaccagctggaggctgaccgtgagtggatgcgggctcacggtatc gcggttatactaCTAAGCGATCCGGGTTCCATGGTGTGGACACCGAATCGCTTCTTAAGGCGGCCGAAGACTCCTTTTATAATACGTCCCTTGCCTGTGTAG
- the LOC118479924 gene encoding uncharacterized protein LOC118479924, whose amino-acid sequence MMLTRPDRKARPVLREKGGADAVGLWRMFEPDFEGRGELIAVELKKGFNLEILSNFRVPSRAVLDAPVPGDARGILADLGKFEKRIPKKTVEKKLVKKTVRGRGKGSSEGSVAPSLVAEAAGTYRSCYRGYTDYVVVSDTLEGLGVIGSAAAAGGTAVVPPVVGEKRGPE is encoded by the exons ATGATGCTCACGAGGCCagataggaaggcaaggcccgttttGCGGGAAAAGGGTGGTG cggatgcggttggcttgtggagaatgtttgagcccgatttcgaGGGCCGGGGTGAACTTATTGCAGTTGAGCTGAAGAAAGGCTTCAACCTTGAAATTCTTAGCAACTTCCGCGTACCGTCGCGTGCGGTGCTGGATGCCCCGGTGccgggagacgcaagag GTATCCTTGCGGATTTGGGTAAGTTTGAGAAACGCATCCCCAAAAAGACTGTGGAGAAGAAACTGGTGAAGAAAACCGTgcggggtcgtggcaaggggagTTCTGAAGGCTCAGTTGCCCCTTCTTTAGTTGctgaagccgcaggtacctatcgatcttgttatcggggatataccgattacgtggtagtatctgacacccttgagggtttgggtgttataggtagtgctgcggctgcgggtggaactgctgtggttccccccgttgttggtgagaaaagaggaccagagtag